A single region of the Triticum dicoccoides isolate Atlit2015 ecotype Zavitan chromosome 2B, WEW_v2.0, whole genome shotgun sequence genome encodes:
- the LOC119361432 gene encoding probable alpha-glucosidase Os06g0675700 — protein MAEIRPPRPRAKIFTNENQNLGFHQCRYGYKNVADLEGVVAGYAKAKIPLESIWSDIDYMDGGQDFTLDPTNFPANLLRPFVDRLHNNSQKYVVIIDPAIKKEAAPPQNESVGLFLQRNGTNYVGRVWPGEVYYPDFMSAHAAEYWARKISEFRRTIPADGLWCDMNEPSNFKDWEPLNEYDYSSYRINNTGIHRNLNNKTVPVSTVHFNGVSEYDAHNLYGLLESRATHDALLKDTARRPFVLSRATFVSSGRYTAHWTGDNDGRWEQLAQSINTILNFGLFGIPMMGADICGFTGNTTQDLCSRWIQLGAFYPFARAHAEKTTARRELYVWESTAQSARKALGMRYRLLPYIYTLMYEAHTTGSPIARPLFFSYPQDANTYGVDRQFLLGRGVLVSPVLEPGATTVDAYFPAGRWFSLHDRSPAITLQTGKRVTLPAPADSANVHLAGGNILPLQQPGLTTSTARQSEFHLLVALAENGTASGKLFLDDGESPEMGGVGGNWTLVRFSCNTEDSKGIITTKVSSHVVQNSYAPSRTLVIGKVAFMGLPSAPKGFTVYVNGVELKAARTKSRTNGVFSVSGLSLLIGQQFEVKVVTSH, from the exons atggccgaaattcggccacCTCGGCCTCGGGCGAAAATTTTCACGAATGAAAATCAAAACCTTG GGTTCCACCAGTGCAGGTATGGCTACAAGAATGTGGCTGACCTGGAGGGCGTAGTCGCGGGCTATGCCAAGGCCAAGATTCCATTAGAGTCGATTTGGTCGGACATCGACTACATGGACGGCGGCCAGGATTTCACGCTGGATCCGACCAACTTCCCAGCCAATTTGCTCCGGCCGTTTGTGGACCGGCTGCACAATAACAGCCAGAAATACGTGGTCATCATAGACCCGGCGATCAAAAAAGAAGCAGCTCCTCCGCAAAATGAGTCCGTGGGTCTGTTCCTCCAGCGAAATGGCACCAACTATGTCGGCCGGGTGTGGCCAGGCGAGGTCTATTACCCGGACTTCATGAGCGCACACGCTGCTGAGTACTGGGCGCGGAAAATCTCGGAGTTCCGTCGCACCATCCCCGCCGACGGGCTGTGGTGCGACATGAACGAGCCCTCCAACTTCAAGGATTGGGAGCCGCTCAACGAGTACGACTACTCGTCCTACCGCATCAACAACACCGGCATTCACCGTAACCTTAATAACAAGACCGTACCGGTGTCCACGGTGCACTTCAATGGCGTGTCGGAGTACGATGCGCACAACCTCTACGGCCTCCTCGAGTCGCGGGCCACGCATGATGCTCTTCTCAAGGACACAGCGCGCCGCCCCTTCGTGCTCAGTCGTGCCACGTTCGTCAGCTCGGGGCGCTACACCGCTCACTGGACCGGCGACAATGACGGGCGGTGGGAGCAGCTTGCGCAGTCCATCAACACCATCCTCAACTTTGGACTCTTCGGCATCCCCATGATGGGCGCTGACATCTGCGGCTTCACTGGCAACACGACCCAGGATCTCTGCAGCCGCTGGATACAGCTTGGTGCATTCTACCCGTTTGCCAGGGCGCATGCAGAGAAGACAACCGCCCGGCGAGAGCTCTACGTGTGGGAGTCGACGGCACAGTCGGCGAGGAAGGCGTTGGGGATGCGGTACCGGCTGCTCCCCTACATCTACACGCTCATGTATGAGGCGCACACAACGGGGTCACCCATAGCGCGCCCGCTCTTCTTCTCCTATCCTCAGGATGCCAACACCTACGGCGTGGATAGGCAGTTCCTGCTAGGCCGTGGCGTGCTTGTCTCTCCGGTGTTAGAGCCGGGAGCTACCACCGTCGACGCCTATTTCCCGGCGGGCCGGTGGTTTAGTCTTCACGACCGCTCCCCCGCCATCACCTTGCAGACCGGCAAGAGAGTGACGCTCCCAGCGCCAGCGGACTCGGCAAATGTGCACCTGGCCGGGGGCAACATACTACCGCTGCAGCAGCCCGGCCTGACCACGTCCACCGCACGACAAAGCGAGTTCCACCTCCTTGTGGCGCTCGCGGAGAATGGCACAGCCAGCGGGAAGCTGTTCTTGGATGACGGCGAGTCGCCGGAGATGGGAGGGGTGGGAGGCAACTGGACGCTGGTGAGGTTTAGCTGCAACACGGAGGATAGCAAGGGCATCATCACGACCAAGGTGAGTTCGCATGTGGTGCAGAACTCGTACGCTCCGAGCCGGACTCTGGTCATCGGCAAGGTGGCCTTCATGGGGCTCCCGTCGGCACCAAAGGGGTTCACCGTGTATGTGAACGGTGTTGAGCTCAAGGCAGCCCGCACCAAGTCCCGGACGAACGGAGTATTCAGCGTCAGTGGGTTGTCGCTGCTCATCGGACAGCAGTTCGAGGTAAAGGTCGTCACGTCTCACTAA